One stretch of Gemmatimonadota bacterium DNA includes these proteins:
- a CDS encoding ABC transporter permease — MYYLKLIWTFFRIGLLNEMAYRVNFYVQLLQSLLSLGTAIAGLAIVFSHTDTLGGWQAVDILALLGVFMFVGGVIGMVISPSMSQLMDDVLRGLFDYTLTKPCDAQFLASISQIRVWRLTDILLGAGVLIAALIYRGLDIGPREALAFAFVLCTGGSIIYSFWLMLATLTFWFLRIENILHIFQSMYEAGRWPIGIYPHWLRYILTFLVPVAFAITVPAEALSGRLTPESMITSGLLCIFLIAFSRWFWKRGLKNYSGASA, encoded by the coding sequence ATGTACTACTTAAAACTGATATGGACCTTCTTCCGCATTGGCCTGCTCAACGAAATGGCCTATCGCGTGAACTTCTACGTCCAACTCCTGCAATCCCTCCTCAGCCTGGGCACAGCCATCGCGGGTCTGGCAATCGTATTTTCACACACCGATACCCTCGGCGGATGGCAGGCCGTTGATATCCTCGCACTACTCGGCGTATTTATGTTTGTAGGTGGCGTGATAGGCATGGTCATATCTCCGAGCATGAGCCAGCTCATGGACGATGTGCTACGAGGCCTATTCGACTACACCCTCACCAAACCGTGCGACGCGCAATTCCTCGCCAGCATCTCGCAAATCCGCGTATGGCGGCTCACCGATATTCTACTCGGCGCGGGCGTGCTCATCGCCGCGCTGATCTATCGGGGACTCGATATTGGTCCGCGGGAAGCCCTCGCCTTCGCCTTTGTCCTCTGTACGGGAGGCAGCATCATCTACAGCTTCTGGCTCATGCTCGCCACCCTCACCTTCTGGTTCTTGCGTATCGAAAACATCCTCCACATCTTCCAGAGCATGTACGAAGCCGGCCGCTGGCCCATTGGCATCTACCCCCACTGGCTGCGCTATATCCTCACATTCCTCGTACCCGTGGCATTTGCCATCACAGTACCCGCGGAAGCACTCTCAGGTCGCCTGACACCCGAAAGCATGATCACATCTGGCCTGCTGTGTATCTTTCTCATCGCATTCTCGCGCTGGTTCTGGAAACGCGGCCTAAAAAACTACTCCGGCGCATCGGCATAA